A genomic region of Streptomyces sp. R33 contains the following coding sequences:
- a CDS encoding bifunctional UDP-sugar hydrolase/5'-nucleotidase: protein MSATPQRHRRTRRLTFAAIAVTAGAGAMVAAALPAGAASGGGAGKSRTVDVQMLSFNDFHGTLEPPQGSSGTVSERQPDGTTKAIPAGGVEYLATSLREARKGHEYSVTAAAGDMIGGSPMLSGLFHDEPTVEALNKLKLDVSSVGNHEFDEGKTELRRMAYGGCHPVEGCFEFGKEFTGAEFKYLAANVTDEKTKRPMMNPTFIWQKGDVKIGFIGVTLEGTPDVVTAEGVKGLKFGDEVETINKYAAELNKQGVKSIVALIHEGGLPASGAYNYDCNTPGAGAGISGAIVDIAKNVDPKVDALVTGHTHQAYACNIPDPAGNPRMVTSAASYGRLFTDTTLTYDRQTKDIVRTAALAPKPVNKVVTRDQPKAPDMTELITRWNALAAPVASRPMGYISADIAGRGSEAPEKPLGDLIADAQLEATAPAAKGGAQLAIMNPGGIRADLAYKAAGAEGDGVVTYGESYTVQPFNNLMNIVDLTGAQLITALQQQVSGPVNGANPKILQVSKGFTYTLDMTKTGVDRIAVDSVKLNGAAIDPAKTYRVAMNEFLAGGGDGFTVLKEHKNKLVGVPDLEAFNAYLAKSTQAAPIAPPAADRITVVK from the coding sequence ATGTCAGCGACGCCACAACGGCACCGCCGAACCCGCCGGTTGACCTTCGCCGCCATCGCCGTCACGGCCGGCGCCGGAGCGATGGTCGCGGCCGCACTGCCGGCCGGTGCCGCGAGTGGTGGCGGTGCGGGCAAGAGCCGCACCGTCGATGTGCAGATGCTGTCGTTCAACGACTTCCACGGCACGCTGGAGCCGCCGCAGGGCTCCTCCGGCACCGTGAGCGAGCGTCAGCCGGACGGCACCACCAAGGCGATACCCGCCGGTGGTGTCGAGTACCTGGCGACCAGCCTGCGCGAGGCCCGCAAGGGCCACGAGTACTCCGTCACGGCCGCGGCCGGCGACATGATCGGCGGCAGCCCGATGCTGTCCGGTCTCTTCCACGACGAGCCCACCGTCGAGGCGCTGAACAAGCTGAAGCTGGACGTCAGCAGCGTCGGCAACCACGAGTTCGACGAGGGGAAGACCGAGCTGCGCCGCATGGCGTACGGCGGCTGCCACCCGGTCGAGGGCTGCTTCGAGTTCGGCAAGGAGTTCACGGGCGCCGAGTTCAAGTACCTCGCGGCGAACGTCACGGACGAGAAGACCAAGCGTCCGATGATGAACCCCACGTTCATCTGGCAGAAGGGGGACGTGAAGATCGGCTTCATCGGCGTCACCCTGGAGGGCACGCCGGACGTCGTCACCGCCGAAGGGGTCAAGGGCCTCAAGTTCGGCGACGAGGTCGAGACGATCAACAAGTACGCCGCCGAGCTGAACAAGCAGGGCGTCAAGTCGATCGTCGCGCTCATCCACGAGGGCGGCCTGCCCGCGAGCGGCGCGTACAACTACGACTGCAACACCCCGGGCGCCGGCGCCGGCATCTCGGGCGCGATCGTGGACATCGCCAAGAACGTGGACCCGAAGGTCGACGCGCTGGTGACCGGCCACACGCACCAGGCGTACGCCTGCAACATCCCGGATCCGGCGGGCAACCCGCGCATGGTGACCTCGGCCGCCTCCTACGGCCGCCTGTTCACGGACACCACGCTGACGTACGACCGCCAGACCAAGGACATCGTCCGTACGGCGGCACTCGCGCCGAAGCCGGTCAACAAGGTCGTCACCCGGGACCAGCCCAAGGCACCGGACATGACCGAGCTGATCACCCGCTGGAACGCGCTCGCGGCCCCGGTCGCCAGCCGTCCGATGGGCTACATCTCGGCGGACATCGCGGGCCGCGGCTCCGAGGCGCCCGAGAAGCCGCTCGGTGACCTGATCGCCGACGCGCAGCTGGAGGCCACGGCCCCGGCGGCCAAGGGCGGCGCGCAGCTGGCCATCATGAACCCGGGCGGCATCCGCGCCGACCTGGCCTACAAGGCCGCGGGCGCCGAGGGCGACGGCGTCGTGACGTACGGCGAGTCCTACACGGTCCAGCCGTTCAACAACCTGATGAACATCGTCGACCTGACGGGCGCGCAGCTGATCACCGCGCTCCAGCAGCAGGTCAGCGGCCCGGTCAACGGTGCGAACCCGAAGATCCTGCAGGTCTCGAAGGGCTTCACCTACACCCTGGACATGACGAAGACGGGCGTGGACCGCATCGCCGTGGACTCGGTGAAGCTGAACGGCGCGGCGATCGACCCCGCCAAGACCTACCGGGTCGCGATGAACGAGTTCCTCGCGGGCGGCGGTGACGGCTTCACCGTCCTGAAGGAGCACAAGAACAAGCTGGTCGGCGTGCCCGACCTGGAGGCGTTCAACGCCTACCTGGCGAAGTCGACCCAGGCGGCCCCGATCGCCCCGCCGGCGGCGGACCGCATCACGGTCGTCAAGTAA
- a CDS encoding alpha/beta fold hydrolase, whose product MRHTMTIDGRTLSYRDFGGPGRPLLALHGGMSEGLAFAGLAGALDDGWRVIAPDQRGHGDSDRAADYGRAGYVSDAVALLDHLGLDAPVALLGYSLGGLNAVHLAAAHPDRISALIAVDSTVEVHPVPQGAVFDFLHGMRYTAPTREELLAAAGPVGSQFVERVLRPLPSGEGWRLPFHPQDMLDSIEGCRGDHWDAWLASSCPAVLIHGTGSQALTRDTADAMVARRPGTSYTPLDGDHFVPFTDPAGFNAAVGKFLATL is encoded by the coding sequence ATGCGCCACACGATGACGATCGACGGCCGCACACTGTCGTACCGGGACTTCGGCGGCCCGGGCCGCCCGCTGCTCGCCCTGCACGGGGGCATGTCCGAAGGCCTCGCGTTCGCCGGCCTGGCCGGCGCCCTGGACGACGGCTGGCGGGTCATCGCCCCCGACCAGCGCGGCCACGGCGACTCCGACCGGGCCGCCGACTACGGCCGCGCCGGATACGTATCCGACGCCGTCGCGCTCCTCGACCACCTCGGCCTCGATGCCCCCGTCGCCCTCCTCGGCTACTCCCTCGGCGGGCTCAACGCCGTCCACCTGGCGGCCGCCCACCCGGACCGGATCTCGGCGCTCATCGCCGTGGATTCCACCGTGGAGGTCCACCCCGTCCCGCAGGGGGCGGTCTTCGACTTCCTCCACGGCATGCGGTACACCGCCCCCACCCGCGAGGAGCTCCTCGCCGCCGCCGGGCCGGTGGGCTCCCAGTTCGTCGAGCGGGTGCTGCGCCCGCTCCCGTCCGGCGAGGGCTGGCGGCTGCCGTTCCACCCGCAGGACATGCTCGACTCCATCGAAGGCTGCCGCGGCGACCACTGGGACGCCTGGCTCGCGAGCAGCTGCCCGGCCGTGCTGATCCACGGCACCGGCAGCCAGGCGCTCACCCGGGACACGGCCGACGCGATGGTCGCCCGGCGGCCCGGGACCTCGTACACGCCGCTGGACGGGGACCACTTCGTGCCGTTCACGGACCCGGCGGGCTTCAACGCGGCCGTGGGGAAGTTCCTCGCGACGCTCTGA
- a CDS encoding TetR/AcrR family transcriptional regulator, whose amino-acid sequence MGNREDLLAGARRCLEEKGYSRTTVRDIAAASKVSMAAIGYHFGSREALLNLALFAAMDEWAAGSGRLAGQGDTTEERYADTWDRKIQDFGDMRWLWIANVEAFVHAQSSPELLAALAEGQRRSRRMVAAQLRGVPEDAVAEEDVRALGSVHIALLTGVMVQTLTDPEQAPNGRELAQGLRIMAELLER is encoded by the coding sequence ATGGGAAATCGCGAGGACCTGCTGGCCGGAGCGCGCCGTTGCCTGGAGGAGAAGGGGTACTCGCGCACGACCGTGCGCGACATCGCCGCGGCGTCGAAGGTGAGCATGGCCGCGATCGGCTACCACTTCGGCTCCCGCGAGGCCCTGCTCAACCTCGCGCTGTTCGCCGCCATGGACGAATGGGCCGCCGGGTCCGGCCGACTCGCGGGCCAGGGCGACACCACAGAGGAGCGGTACGCCGACACCTGGGACCGCAAGATCCAGGACTTCGGCGACATGCGCTGGCTCTGGATCGCCAACGTCGAGGCCTTCGTCCACGCGCAGTCCTCGCCCGAGCTGCTCGCGGCCCTCGCCGAGGGTCAGCGCCGCTCCCGCCGCATGGTGGCCGCGCAGCTGCGCGGGGTCCCGGAGGACGCGGTCGCCGAGGAGGACGTACGGGCCCTCGGGTCGGTGCACATCGCCCTGCTGACCGGGGTGATGGTGCAGACCCTGACCGACCCGGAGCAGGCGCCGAACGGGCGGGAGCTCGCCCAAGGGCTGCGCATCATGGCCGAGTTGCTCGAAAGGTGA
- a CDS encoding phosphatidylinositol-specific phospholipase C gives MALDRRAFLVGAMAAGAAAGLGAAAPASARTLGTRAALGTQDWMAGLGDSTALQRMTIPGTHDSGATKGGLYVACQNTSIAQQLDSGIRFLDVRCRVTGGSFAIHHAAFFQDLMFGDVLVACANFLAAHPSETLLMRLKQEYSEDSDATFRAVFDDYLDHRGWRPLFRIADSLPTLGQARGKVVLLADNGGLPGLRYGDGNLFDIQDDYNTEPFAKRGRIENHFRKAVQQPGKLFVNYVSTAAYMPPRWNSDRLNPQVHAFVDGGELAGGTGLGIVPMDFPNTRSGLVASLIRHN, from the coding sequence ATGGCACTGGATCGTCGGGCATTTCTGGTCGGGGCGATGGCGGCGGGCGCGGCCGCGGGCCTCGGAGCGGCGGCCCCTGCCTCCGCCCGCACGCTCGGCACCCGCGCGGCCCTCGGCACGCAGGACTGGATGGCCGGACTCGGCGACTCCACGGCCCTGCAGCGCATGACCATCCCCGGCACGCACGACTCCGGCGCCACCAAGGGCGGGCTCTACGTCGCCTGCCAGAACACCTCGATCGCCCAGCAGCTCGACTCCGGGATCCGCTTCCTCGACGTCCGCTGCCGCGTCACGGGCGGCTCGTTCGCCATCCACCACGCGGCCTTCTTCCAGGATCTGATGTTCGGCGACGTCCTCGTCGCCTGCGCGAACTTCCTTGCCGCGCACCCCTCCGAGACCCTGCTGATGCGGCTCAAGCAGGAGTACTCCGAGGACAGCGACGCCACCTTCCGCGCCGTCTTCGACGACTACCTCGACCACCGCGGCTGGCGCCCGCTCTTCCGCATCGCCGACAGCCTGCCCACCCTCGGCCAGGCCCGCGGCAAGGTCGTGCTCCTCGCCGACAACGGCGGCCTGCCCGGACTGCGCTACGGCGACGGCAACCTCTTCGACATCCAGGACGACTACAACACCGAGCCCTTCGCCAAACGCGGCCGGATCGAGAACCACTTCCGCAAGGCCGTCCAGCAGCCCGGCAAGCTGTTCGTGAACTACGTCAGCACCGCCGCCTACATGCCGCCGCGCTGGAACTCCGACCGGCTCAACCCGCAGGTGCACGCCTTCGTCGACGGCGGGGAGCTGGCCGGCGGGACCGGGCTGGGGATCGTCCCGATGGACTTCCCGAACACCCGGTCAGGCCTGGTCGCCTCCCTGATCCGGCACAACTGA
- a CDS encoding cell wall metabolism sensor histidine kinase WalK, whose protein sequence is MSPVARFRALPLRSRLALLVTVAVAVAVAAVAVVSWFMVRTQLKGQLDSSLRSTNASAQANQTLPQLGCREQVPGAIVNNLSAQVQIVLPTGGRCWVDGKNTLPVTGYDLEVARGERGPVLYDGHTTDGTPVRVYTQPVNVTGPVGGSVAISVAKPLADIEKPLSTLAWVLLFVCGVGVVGAGAAGLWVARTGLRPVDELTGAVEHIARTEDLTVQIPHDGDDEIARLSRSFNSMTAALASSQERQAQLIADAGHELRTPLTSLRTNIELLARSEETGRAIPPEDRRELLASVKAQMTELAALIGDLQELSRPDAAPPARLEVVALQEIVRTALSRARLRGPELDFTSDLEPWYVRGEAAALERAVVNVLDNAVKFSPPGGSVEVSLRAGELTVRDHGPGVPAEDLPHVFERFWRSPSARALPGSGLGLSIVARTAQRAGGSAELRAPADGGPGTEALLRIPGAPTPPPADRPDPAA, encoded by the coding sequence GTGAGCCCGGTCGCCCGGTTCCGTGCGCTGCCGCTGCGCTCTCGGCTCGCACTTCTGGTCACGGTCGCGGTGGCGGTCGCCGTCGCTGCCGTCGCCGTCGTCAGCTGGTTCATGGTGCGTACGCAGCTGAAGGGCCAGCTGGACAGTTCGCTGCGCTCCACCAACGCGAGCGCCCAGGCCAATCAGACGCTGCCCCAGCTCGGCTGCCGGGAGCAGGTGCCCGGCGCGATCGTGAACAACCTGAGCGCGCAGGTGCAGATCGTGCTGCCCACGGGCGGGCGCTGCTGGGTGGACGGCAAGAACACCCTCCCGGTGACGGGGTACGACCTCGAGGTCGCCCGGGGCGAGCGCGGCCCGGTGCTGTACGACGGCCACACCACGGACGGCACGCCCGTACGGGTCTACACCCAGCCGGTGAACGTCACCGGCCCGGTGGGCGGCAGCGTCGCCATCTCGGTCGCCAAACCGCTCGCCGACATCGAGAAGCCGCTGTCCACGCTGGCCTGGGTGCTGCTCTTCGTCTGCGGGGTCGGTGTCGTCGGCGCGGGCGCGGCCGGCCTGTGGGTGGCCCGTACGGGGCTGCGGCCGGTCGACGAACTCACGGGCGCCGTCGAGCACATCGCCCGGACCGAGGACCTCACCGTGCAGATCCCGCACGACGGCGACGACGAGATCGCCCGCCTGTCGCGCTCCTTCAACTCCATGACGGCGGCGCTCGCCTCCTCCCAGGAGCGGCAGGCCCAGCTGATCGCGGACGCCGGTCACGAGCTGCGCACGCCGCTGACCTCGCTGCGGACCAACATCGAGCTGCTCGCGCGCAGCGAGGAGACCGGCCGGGCCATCCCGCCCGAGGACCGCAGGGAGCTGCTGGCCTCGGTCAAGGCGCAGATGACGGAGCTGGCCGCGCTGATCGGCGACCTCCAGGAACTGTCCCGTCCGGACGCGGCCCCGCCCGCCAGGCTGGAGGTGGTGGCGCTGCAGGAGATCGTGCGGACCGCGCTGTCCCGGGCCCGGCTGCGCGGCCCCGAGCTGGACTTCACGTCCGATCTGGAGCCCTGGTACGTGCGGGGCGAGGCGGCGGCGCTGGAGCGGGCGGTCGTCAACGTCCTCGACAACGCGGTGAAGTTCAGCCCGCCCGGGGGCTCGGTGGAGGTCTCGCTGCGGGCGGGCGAGCTGACCGTACGCGACCACGGTCCCGGTGTCCCGGCCGAGGACCTCCCGCACGTGTTCGAGCGGTTCTGGCGGTCCCCGTCGGCCCGGGCCCTGCCGGGCAGCGGACTCGGGCTGTCGATCGTGGCCCGTACGGCGCAGCGCGCGGGCGGCAGCGCCGAGCTGCGCGCCCCCGCGGACGGCGGCCCGGGCACGGAGGCCCTCCTGCGCATCCCGGGGGCCCCGACCCCGCCGCCGGCCGACCGGCCGGACCCGGCCGCCTGA
- a CDS encoding response regulator transcription factor, which yields MIPAEGDPHRILVVDDEPAVREALRRSLAFEGYAVQTAVDGLDALDKAASYEPGLIVLDIQMPRMDGLTAARRLRAAGSTTPILMLTARDTVGDRVTGLDAGADDYLVKPFELDELFARVRALLRRSAYAAPRPGGVEAEETDTLAFGDLRMDLATREVTRSGRPVELTRTEFTLLEMFLAHPRQVLTREQILKTVWGFDFEPSSNSLDVYVMYLRRKTEAGGEPRLVHTVRGVGYVLRAAGAGDSGGHE from the coding sequence ATGATTCCGGCCGAAGGCGACCCGCACCGCATCCTCGTCGTCGACGACGAGCCCGCCGTGCGGGAGGCGCTGCGCCGCAGCCTCGCCTTCGAGGGGTACGCCGTGCAGACCGCCGTCGACGGGCTCGACGCCCTCGACAAGGCGGCCTCGTACGAGCCCGGCCTGATCGTCCTCGACATCCAGATGCCCCGTATGGACGGACTGACGGCGGCCCGCCGGCTGCGTGCCGCCGGCAGCACCACCCCGATCCTGATGCTCACCGCCCGCGACACCGTCGGCGACCGCGTCACGGGCCTCGACGCGGGCGCCGACGACTACCTCGTCAAGCCCTTCGAGCTCGACGAGCTCTTCGCCCGCGTCCGTGCCCTGCTGCGCCGCAGCGCGTACGCCGCCCCGCGGCCCGGCGGCGTCGAGGCCGAGGAGACGGACACGCTGGCGTTCGGCGACCTGCGCATGGACCTCGCCACCCGCGAGGTCACCCGCTCCGGGCGCCCGGTGGAGCTGACCCGCACCGAGTTCACGCTGCTGGAGATGTTCCTGGCGCACCCGCGCCAGGTGCTGACCCGCGAGCAGATCCTCAAGACCGTCTGGGGCTTCGACTTCGAGCCCAGTTCCAACTCCCTGGACGTGTACGTGATGTACCTGCGCCGCAAGACCGAGGCCGGCGGCGAGCCCCGCCTGGTGCACACCGTGCGCGGGGTGGGCTACGTCCTGCGCGCCGCGGGGGCCGGCGACTCCGGAGGGCACGAGTGA
- a CDS encoding S1C family serine protease → MTESFRRDGEYPQENGPTQSAPLGGAYPPPPAYPPPAAPGWHEAHQPPAAQPPAAPAPLAGPAHAARARRPVALLAAVALAAAVVGGGTAAAVQQLLGSQVRSGGVNGTNVSQSSSGTVSGVAEQVSPSVVRIDTRTGSGQGTGSGVVVTADGEIVTNNHVIDGATEIQVTMSDGKKYTAKTVGTDPDKDLALIKLQGATGLKPARLGDSDGLKVGEQVVAIGSPDRLTGTVTSGIVSALNREVNVPKSEQQAPQRQRGNGGGWPFSYDGQQFNGNTGSNTTSYKAIQTDASLNPGNSGGALVNMNGEIVGMPSAIYSPSSDSSTAGSVGLGFAIPVNTIKADLASLRKGGAGGSDSVGDGFGTSS, encoded by the coding sequence ATGACCGAGAGCTTCCGCCGCGACGGCGAGTACCCGCAGGAGAACGGCCCGACCCAGAGCGCGCCCCTCGGCGGGGCCTACCCGCCGCCGCCCGCCTACCCGCCCCCGGCGGCACCCGGCTGGCACGAGGCGCACCAGCCCCCGGCAGCCCAGCCCCCGGCAGCTCCCGCACCCCTTGCGGGCCCCGCGCACGCGGCCCGGGCCCGGCGGCCCGTGGCACTGCTCGCCGCCGTGGCGCTGGCCGCCGCCGTCGTCGGGGGCGGCACCGCGGCCGCCGTGCAGCAGCTGCTCGGCAGCCAGGTCCGCAGCGGCGGCGTCAACGGCACCAACGTCTCGCAGTCCAGCAGCGGCACGGTCTCCGGAGTGGCCGAGCAGGTCAGCCCCTCCGTCGTGCGGATCGACACCCGCACCGGCTCCGGCCAGGGCACCGGCTCCGGCGTCGTGGTCACCGCCGACGGCGAGATCGTCACCAACAACCACGTGATCGACGGCGCCACCGAGATCCAGGTGACGATGAGCGACGGCAAGAAGTACACCGCCAAGACCGTCGGCACCGACCCCGACAAGGACCTCGCCCTCATCAAGCTCCAGGGCGCGACCGGCCTCAAGCCGGCCAGGCTCGGCGACTCCGACGGCCTCAAGGTCGGCGAGCAGGTCGTCGCCATCGGCTCCCCCGACCGCCTCACCGGCACGGTCACGAGCGGCATCGTCTCGGCCCTGAACCGCGAGGTCAACGTGCCCAAGTCCGAGCAGCAGGCACCCCAGCGGCAGCGCGGCAACGGCGGCGGCTGGCCGTTCTCGTACGACGGTCAGCAGTTCAACGGGAACACCGGGTCGAACACCACCTCGTACAAGGCCATCCAGACGGACGCCTCCCTCAACCCGGGCAACTCCGGCGGCGCCCTCGTCAACATGAACGGCGAGATCGTGGGCATGCCCTCCGCGATCTACTCCCCCTCGAGCGACAGCTCCACCGCCGGCAGCGTCGGCCTCGGCTTCGCCATCCCGGTGAACACGATCAAGGCCGACCTGGCCTCCCTCCGCAAGGGCGGCGCCGGTGGCAGTGACAGCGTCGGCGACGGCTTCGGGACCTCGTCCTAG
- a CDS encoding LacI family DNA-binding transcriptional regulator, with protein MAKVTRDDVARLAGTSTAVVSYVINNGPRPVAPATRERVLAAIKELGYRPDRVAQAMASRRTDLIGMIVPDARQPFFAEMAHAVEQAAAERGKMVLVGNSDYRDEREVHYLRAFLGMRVSGLILVSQGMSERAASEIEAWDARVVLLHERPEAIDDVAVVTDDIGGAQLATRHLLEHGHEYVACIGGVENTPSVGDPVADHVEGWRRAMQESGRSTEGRLFEAPYNRYDAYRVALEVLSGPDRPPAIFCATDDQAIGVLRAARELRIDVPGELAVAGFDDVKEAALTDPPLTTIASDRPAMARAAVDLVLDDALRVAGSRRERLKQFPSALVIRRSCGCH; from the coding sequence GTGGCCAAGGTGACGCGGGATGACGTTGCACGACTTGCGGGTACGTCTACCGCCGTCGTGAGCTACGTCATCAACAACGGACCCCGGCCGGTCGCCCCGGCCACGCGCGAGCGTGTACTCGCCGCGATCAAGGAGCTGGGCTACCGCCCGGACCGGGTCGCCCAGGCGATGGCGTCGCGGCGCACCGACCTCATAGGCATGATCGTCCCCGATGCGCGGCAGCCGTTCTTCGCGGAGATGGCGCACGCGGTCGAGCAGGCCGCCGCCGAGCGCGGAAAGATGGTCCTGGTCGGGAACTCCGACTACCGGGACGAGCGCGAGGTGCACTACCTGCGTGCCTTCCTCGGGATGCGGGTCTCCGGGCTGATCCTGGTCAGCCAGGGCATGAGCGAGCGGGCGGCCTCGGAGATCGAGGCGTGGGACGCGCGGGTCGTGCTGCTGCACGAGCGGCCGGAGGCGATCGACGACGTCGCCGTCGTCACGGACGACATCGGCGGCGCGCAGCTCGCCACCCGGCACCTGCTCGAGCACGGGCACGAGTACGTCGCCTGCATCGGCGGGGTGGAGAACACCCCGTCGGTCGGCGACCCCGTCGCCGACCACGTGGAGGGCTGGCGCCGGGCGATGCAGGAGTCGGGCCGCTCGACGGAAGGCCGCCTCTTCGAGGCGCCGTACAACCGGTACGACGCGTACCGGGTCGCGCTGGAGGTCCTGTCGGGCCCGGACCGCCCGCCGGCGATCTTCTGCGCCACGGACGACCAGGCGATCGGCGTCCTGCGCGCGGCGCGGGAACTGCGCATCGACGTGCCGGGAGAGCTGGCGGTGGCCGGCTTCGACGACGTCAAGGAGGCGGCCCTGACGGACCCGCCGCTGACGACGATCGCCTCGGACCGCCCGGCGATGGCGCGGGCCGCGGTGGATCTGGTCCTGGACGACGCCCTCCGGGTGGCCGGCTCCCGCCGGGAACGCCTGAAGCAGTTCCCGTCGGCCCTGGTGATCCGCCGCTCCTGCGGCTGCCACTAG
- a CDS encoding response regulator transcription factor, whose protein sequence is MSSLLLLTNALQPSTEVLPALGLLLHNVRVAPAEGPALVDTPGADVILVDGRRDLPQVRSLCQLLRSTGPGCPLILVVTEGGLAAVTADWGIDDVLLDTAGPAEVEARLRLATGRQQLGSDDSPMEIRNGDLSVDEATYSAKLKGRVLDLTFKEFELLKYLAQHPGRVFTRAQLLQEVWGYDYFGGTRTVDVHVRRLRAKLGPEHESLIGTVRNVGYRFVTPEKVERAAAEAAAQAAAKAAAQAATGVPRMEEPPVIVQSAGRPAQR, encoded by the coding sequence ATGAGCTCACTCCTGCTGCTGACCAATGCCCTGCAGCCGTCCACCGAGGTGCTGCCCGCCCTCGGCCTGCTGCTGCACAACGTCCGGGTGGCCCCCGCGGAGGGCCCCGCGCTCGTGGACACCCCCGGCGCGGACGTCATCCTCGTCGACGGCCGCCGCGATCTGCCGCAGGTGCGCTCGCTGTGCCAGCTGCTCCGCTCCACCGGCCCCGGCTGTCCGCTGATCCTCGTCGTCACCGAGGGCGGCCTCGCCGCCGTCACCGCCGACTGGGGCATCGACGACGTCCTCCTCGACACCGCGGGCCCGGCCGAGGTCGAGGCGCGGCTGCGCCTCGCCACCGGCCGCCAGCAGCTGGGCTCCGACGACTCCCCGATGGAGATCCGCAACGGCGACCTGTCGGTCGACGAGGCGACGTACTCGGCGAAGCTGAAGGGCCGGGTCCTCGACCTCACCTTCAAGGAGTTCGAGCTCCTCAAGTACCTCGCGCAGCACCCGGGCCGGGTCTTCACGCGGGCCCAGCTGCTCCAGGAGGTCTGGGGGTACGACTACTTCGGCGGCACCCGGACGGTGGACGTCCACGTACGGCGGCTGCGCGCGAAGCTCGGCCCCGAGCACGAGTCGCTGATCGGGACGGTCCGCAACGTCGGCTACCGCTTCGTCACGCCGGAGAAGGTCGAGCGGGCGGCCGCGGAGGCGGCTGCCCAGGCCGCGGCCAAGGCAGCGGCCCAGGCGGCGACCGGCGTCCCCCGTATGGAGGAACCTCCTGTGATCGTCCAGTCGGCAGGACGGCCTGCCCAGAGGTAG
- a CDS encoding MoaD/ThiS family protein, with amino-acid sequence MATGTIRYWAAAKAAAKTAEEPYSAQTLAEALDAVRERHPGELTRVLQRCSFLVNEEPVGKRPHDAVPLTEGGTVEVLPPFAGG; translated from the coding sequence GTGGCAACCGGAACCATCCGCTACTGGGCGGCGGCCAAGGCCGCGGCCAAGACGGCGGAGGAGCCGTACTCGGCGCAGACACTGGCCGAGGCGCTCGACGCCGTGCGGGAGCGCCACCCCGGGGAGCTGACCCGGGTCCTGCAGCGCTGCTCCTTCCTCGTGAACGAAGAGCCCGTGGGCAAGCGCCCGCACGATGCCGTTCCGCTGACCGAGGGGGGCACCGTCGAGGTGCTCCCGCCGTTCGCGGGCGGGTGA
- a CDS encoding DUF2993 domain-containing protein, which produces MRFLRVVVIIGVVLGALFAGADRWAVSYAENRLAERIQARQGLAGSTEVDIHGFPFLTQALSHDLDRVDVKLKGVEAVSDGRKTRLSQLDASFRSVKLNGDYSGGTAERAEGTALVTYRDLTEASQTGVTVTYGGAPGKVKVTAAVEVLGRRLSPSVVSTVTLVDAPGGGKMVRVRADEVPGEGLPGIESAVRKKTDFDRRLDGGLPSGLKLTTLTSDEAGVHLTLSGSDVVLAGS; this is translated from the coding sequence GTGCGGTTCCTGCGTGTTGTTGTGATCATCGGAGTGGTGCTGGGCGCCCTGTTCGCGGGCGCCGACCGCTGGGCGGTCAGCTATGCCGAGAACCGGCTGGCCGAGCGCATCCAGGCCCGCCAGGGGCTGGCGGGGAGCACGGAGGTGGACATCCACGGGTTCCCGTTCCTGACCCAGGCGCTCAGCCACGACCTCGACCGCGTCGACGTGAAGCTGAAGGGCGTCGAGGCCGTCTCGGACGGCCGCAAGACGCGGCTCTCGCAGCTCGACGCCAGCTTCCGCAGCGTGAAGCTGAACGGGGACTACAGCGGGGGCACCGCCGAGCGGGCCGAGGGCACGGCCCTCGTCACGTACCGGGACCTGACCGAGGCCTCGCAGACCGGTGTGACGGTCACCTACGGCGGGGCGCCGGGCAAGGTGAAGGTCACGGCGGCGGTGGAGGTCCTCGGCCGCAGGCTCTCCCCCAGCGTGGTGTCGACCGTCACGCTCGTGGACGCGCCGGGCGGCGGCAAGATGGTCCGGGTCCGGGCCGACGAGGTGCCCGGCGAGGGTCTGCCCGGGATCGAGAGCGCGGTCCGCAAGAAGACCGACTTCGACCGCCGGCTCGACGGCGGACTGCCGTCCGGGCTCAAGCTGACCACGCTGACCTCGGACGAGGCCGGTGTCCACCTCACGCTGAGCGGCTCGGACGTGGTGCTGGCCGGATCGTGA
- a CDS encoding putative leader peptide, giving the protein MKHQQADLTKRRAVDLCRVAAMLCRSM; this is encoded by the coding sequence ATGAAGCATCAGCAGGCGGACCTCACGAAGCGACGGGCAGTAGACCTGTGTCGCGTCGCCGCCATGCTCTGTCGATCCATGTGA